The genomic segment TCAAAGGCATCCCGCAACCCGTCCCCGATGAAGTTGATCGTCAGCGAGATCAGCACCAGCACCACGAACGGCCCGAAGAACAGCCACGGCCGTCCCTGTAGCTGTGCGTAGTTCTCCAGGATAACGCGCCCGAGCGACGTGTCCGGCAGCTGCACACCGAGGCCGATGAACGAAAGCGCGGCCTCGGCGAGCACGGCCTGCGCGACCGCGAGGGTCGCGTTCACCGTGATGCTGCCGACCATGTTCGGCACCAGGTGCTTGAAGATGATCCGCCCGGTACCGGCACCGGCCGCCCGGGAGGCCTCGACGAACTCCCGCTGCGAAAGCGACATGGCTTCCGCGCGGACGATCCGGGCGATCGGCATCCAGCCGAAGGCCGCCAGCACCATCGCCACCACGTACCAGGAACCGCCGCCGGCGACCTTCACCAGGATGGCCGCCGCCGCGATCTGCGGCACGATCAGGAACAGGTCGGTCAGCCGCGAGGCCGCCGAGTCGGTGAACCCGCGCAGGTAGCCCGCGCTGGCCCCGATCAGCACGCCCAGCGTGGTCGACACGACCGACACGGTGAGCGCGATGAGCAGCGAGTACTGGGTACCCCGCAGCACCTGCGAGACCATGTCCTTGCCGACCTGCGTGGTGCCGAGCGGGTGTTCCCCGGTCGGCGGCAGGAAGCCGCCCACGGTCTGCTCGTAGTCGTACGGCCAGAAGAGCGGCGTGATCACGGTGATCAGCACCAGCAGCAACAGCACCGCGCTGGAGATCATCGCGGCCTTGTGCCGGACGAACTTCCGCAGGACCAGTTTGCCTTGGCTGGACGGCTCCGGCATGGGTGCACCGGGCGTGGCCATGGTGCCCTCCGACGCGGTTTCCGCACCGGTCAGGAGTGAGTTCATGTCAGCCAACGCGAATCCTCGGGTCCAGGATGCCGTACATCAGGTCGGCGATCAGATTGGCAACCACCACCATGGCGGCGACCAGGACGAGCCAGCCCATCAGCACGTTCGGGTCGTTCCGGTCCACGGCCTCGACCAGCACCGAGCCCATGCCGTTCCAGTTGAACACGCGCTCGGTGATGATCGCCCCGGTGAGCACCGCGGCGAAGTTGACCGAGAACAGCGTGGTGACCGGGATCAGGGCGTTGCGGAAGGCGTGGCGGAAGATCACCCGGGACGAGGACAGGCCCTTCGCCCGCGCGGTCCGCACGTAGTCCGCGTTCAGCGTCTCCAGCATCGAAGCGCGCTGGAAGCGGCTGTAGGCCGCGAAGCTGATCGCCATGATCGACAGGGTCGGCAGCAGGAACGCGCCGACGTACTTGGTGGCGAAGTCGAACAGACCGTCCGCCTGCAGGTTCTCCGGACTGGTGGTGCGCAGCCAGGGATTGCCCAGCCATTCGTCCCACCCGAGGTCGCGAACCAGCACGTTGATCTCGATCGCGTACTGCTTGAGCACGATGGCGACGCAGAAGATCGGCATCGAGAACAGCAGGAACGCCACCGTGGTCGCGAGGTAGTCGACGATGGAGTACTGCTTGACCGCGGCGATCACGCCGACGGTCACGCCGAGGACCACCGCGAGGAGCTCGGTACCGATGACCAGCCGGGCGGTCACCTCGAAGGCGCTCATCACCTTCGGGAAGACGGGCTGCAACCCCTGGCCCTGGGCGATGGACACGCCCCAGTCACCGGTGAGGAAGCTGCCGAGCCAGTCGAAGTACCGGGGCACCAGGCCCTGGTCCAGGCCGAGCTGGCGGGCCAGCTCGTCGACCGCCTCGCGGCTGACGTTCGGGTTCCCGCGCAGTTCCCCGAGCGGGTCGCCTGCGCCGGCGACCATCAGGAAACAGAGGAAAGTCGCGATCAGCAGAATGGGAATGGAGATCGCGATGCGACGTAGTACGTAGACAACCAGGTTCAACTAATTGCTCCTCGTCGGGGCCCGGCGTGGAAAAGCAACCGAACCCGGAATTCCAGGTACACCGTAGTGCCCCGGTACCGGGCGTCAACAGCTACTTCCGAAGGGGATCGGGGCCGGCTTGTGGCCGTCCCCGATCCCCGCCGGGTCGATCGGTGAAGCGGGAGGGACCAGGACTAGCTGGTCTTCTCCCACTCGCCGGCGTTCCACAGCGCACCGTTGTACGACTGCATGTACACCTTGTCGATGCCCCGGAAGCCCCACATGGACGGGGTCTGGAACAGCGGCAGCGTCGCGTAGTTCTCCGCGATGAACTTGTCGGCTTCCTGGTACGCCTGGGTACCGGCGGTCTCGTCGGTCGCCGAGACCGCCTTGTCGAAGGCCGTCTTGATCCGCGGGTCGTTCAGGCTCTGGTAGTTCTGCGCCCCACCCTGGTCCTTCGGGATGTAGATGGAGGGCTGCTCGGCCTTGAACGGAGCGGACGACCAGCCGAACAGGGCGATGTCGTACTCACCCTTGTCCAGGTTCCCCTTGAGGAAGTTGGGGTCGGTCTGGTCGGTGATCTCGATGCCCGCGGCCTTGGCCTGGGCGATGATGATCTCCACGGTCTGCTTGCGGCGGTCGTTCTGGTTGTGCGTGATCGTCACCGAGAAGCGCTGGCCGTCCTTGGCGAAGATGCCGTCGGCACCCTTGACCCAGCCGGCGTCGGTCAGCGTCTTGGCCGCGGCCTCGGCGCCCTTGCCGGCCTTGTCGCTGTACAGGTCGACGTAGCCCTGCTCGCCCGGGTAGAAGACGATGCTGTTCAGCGGCTGCGCGTCGGCCTGGACCTCCTTCAGGAGCTTGTCCACGATCTCCTGGCGGTTGACCACCTCGAAGAACGCCTTGCGGGTCTCCTGCTTCTGGAAGATCGGCTTGGCGAAGTTGAGGTCGAGGTGCTCGAAGGTCAGCTGCGAGGCCGAGCCGTAGGTCACGCCCTGCGCCGCGAGGCCCTTCATGGTGCCCGCCGCGGTGGCGTCCGGCTGGGTCGACGCCGCGACGTCGATCTCGCCGTTCTGCAGCGCGGTGGCCATCGCCTTGGTGTCCTTCATGGCGCGGACGACGATCTTGGCCGGGCCGCCCTTCTCACCGATCCAGAGCGGGTTCTTCTCCAGGGTCACCGACTCCTGGTTGGCGTCGAAGGCGGTGATCTTGTAGGGGCCCGAGCCCGGCATGGTGGCCGGGTCGAAGTCCTTGAACTTGTTCGTCCAGTAGTCGCCGGCCTTCTTCAGCTCCTCGAGAGGGCTGCTCAGCGTCAGCTTGGTGATGTCGGCGATGCCGGTCTGCTTCTCCAAGATGTGCGCGGGCATCATCGCGGTGGAGTTGAACATGCCCTTGTAGTCGAGGTAGGGCTTCTCGAACTTGGCCTCGAAGGTCAGGTCGTCCTTGCAGGTGGCCTCGTTGACCAGGCTGTACCCGGCGGAGGACGCGGAGTTGAAGACCGGCGACTCGCCGTCCTTCACCTTGCCGCTGTGCGAGAGCCAGCCGAGGTAGAAGTCATCGCAGTCCCAGGCGTCGCCGTCGGACCACTTGACGCCGGGCTTGATCTTCCACTCGACGATCTGGGGCTCCTTGGACGTGACCGTCCACGACTCCAGCACGTCGTTGTTGAGCAGCACCTTGTTGTTGCCGTCGAGCACATCGGCACCGGAGAGCACCGTGGTCAGCACGTAGGTGTTGTACGAGCTGTTCGAGTCCGGCGTGTCGTTGTTGTACGCCGAGAAGCCCTGGTCGATCCCGACGATCACCTGGTCGCTGTTCGCCGCGGCGCCCAGCTTGAAGTTCTCGCCGCTCTGGGCCTTGCCCGTGGCCATACTTTTGATATCGGCGCTCGAGCCCGTGTTCGGGTCGCCGCCCTCGTTGCCGCCGCCACCACTGCACGCGCTCAGCAGGAGCGCGGAACCGGCGACCAGCGACAGGGCGGAGACTGCTTTGCTTCTCCTCATTTACGTGTGCCCTCCTAGCACTGGGTCCCGGGGCATCGGACCTGGGGACCCACCCGCCCCGGATAGTTGAGCCGGAGCTTATGTCACGCCAAGCAACCCTCAATTGGCGCACTGCGGGTGCACGCTAGAAAGCGCGGGCACGCCCGGTCACCAGTTACCGCGTGATCGTGACCAAAGGGTGACTTCCCACCAACGTCCGGAAATACAACGGTTACCGGCCGGTACCGACCGCGCAACGGACCGCACCCCGGACGCGACACGGGGCCGGGTGTTCACCCGGCCCCGTGGTGTAGTCAATGATCACTCAGTCGTGCGCATACCTACTTGGTGACGGCCCACTCGCCGACGTTCCACAGCGCACCGTTGTAGGACTGGTTGAACACCCTGTCGATGCCCCGGAAGCCCCACATGGACGGGGTCTGGAACAGCGGGAGCGACGCATAGTTTTCCGCGATGTACCGGTCCGCCTCCGCGAAACCCTGTCGCGCGACGCCCTCGTCGGTGGCCGCGATCGCCTTGTCGTAGGCGGTCTTGATCCGCGGGTCGTTCAGGCTCTGGTAGTTCTGGCTGCCGCCCTGGTCCTTGGGCACGTAGATGGGCGGCTGCTCGGCCTTGAACGGGGCCGCCGACCAGCCGAACAGGGCGATGTCGTACTCACCCTTGTCCAGGTTCCCCTTGAGGAAGTTCGGGTCCGTCTGGTCGGTGATCTCGATGCCCGCGGCCTTGGCCTGGGCGATGATGATCTCGACCGTCTGCTTGCGGCGGTCGTTGGTGTTGTGCGTGATCGTCACCGAGAAGCGCTGGCCGTTCTTCGCGAAGATGCCGTCGGAACCCTTGACCCAGCCCGCGTCGGTCAGCGTCTTGGCCGCGGCCTCGGCGCCCTTGCCCGCCTTGTCGCTGTAGACGTCGGCGAAGCCTTCCTCACCGGGGTAGAAGACCAGGCTGTTCAGCGGCTGGATGTCCGCCTGGACCTCCTTGAGCAGCTTGTCCACGATCTCCTGGCGGTTGACCACCTCGAAGAACGCCTTGCGCGTGGCCTCCTCCTGGAAGATCGGCTTCGCGAAGTTCAAGTCGAGGTGCTCGAAGGACAGGCGCGGGGCCGAGCCGTACTTGACGCCCTGCGCGGCCAGGCTCTTGAGCGTGCTGGCCGCGGTGACGTCCGGCTGGACCGAGGAGGCGACGTCGATCTCGCCGTTCTGCAGCGCGGTGGCCATCGCCTTGGTGTCCGGGATGCCGCGGACGAGCACCTTCGCCGGGCCGCCCTTGGCGCCGATCCAGTTCGGGTTCTTCTCCAGGGTGACCGCCTGCGCGTTCTGGTCGAACGCGGTGATCATGTACGGCCCGGAGCCGGGCATGAGCGCCTTGTCGAAGTTCTTGAACTTGTCGTTCCAGAACGAGGCGACCTTCTTCAGGTCCTCGAGGTTGCTCTGCAGGTTGAGCGTCTTGATGTCGGCGATGCCGGTGCCCTTCTCCACCACGTGCGCCGGCAGCACCGCGGTCGAGTTGAACATGCCCTTGTAGTCGAGGTAGGGGCTGGAGAACTGGGCCTCGAAGGTCAGGTCGTCCTTGCAGACCGGGGCGCTGACCTTGTCGTAGCCGGCGATGGAGGCCGACTGGAAGACCGGCGCGTCACCCTCGTTGATCTGGTTGCTGTGCGAGAGCCAGGCCAGCCAGAAGTCGTCGCAGTCCCAGGCTTCCCCGTCGGACCACTTCACCCCCGGCTTGATCTTCCACTCGACGATCTGCGGGTCCTTGGACTTGACCGTCCACGACTCCAGCACGTCGGTGTTGAGCAGCACCTTGTTGTTGCCGTCCAGCACGTTCGCCCCGGCCAGCACCGAGGTGAGCACGAAGGTGTTGTACGAGCTGTTGGCGTCCGGGGTGTCGTTGTTGTACGCCGAGTAACCCTGGTCGATGGCCACGGTGACGGCGTCGCTGTTCGGCGCGTCACCGAGCTTGAAGTTGTCGCCGGTCTGCGACTTCCCGACGGCCATGCCCTTGATGTCCTCGGCCGAGCCGGTGTTCGGGTCACCGCCCTCTTCCGTACCGCCGCTGCAGGCGCTCATCACGAGCGCCGCGCCGGCGAGCACCGAGACGACCTGGACCGCTCTGGTTCTCCTCATGTCGGTTGTGCCCTCCTAGCACCTGGCCGCGGCAGTGGCCGCCGGCCGTTGGTGCACGCTAGAAAGGCTGCTCCCCCCTGGTCACCAGTTCAGTGGTGATCGTGACCAAAGGGTGACGAGCGGAACAACTTCGCAATTCTCCCGCGACCCGGGCGGTCAGTTGGTCCCGCGCGTCCAGTTCACCGCGTTGCCGAACGGCCCGGTCATCGGCGGTCCGGGGCTCACGCCGGAGACGCCCTTGCCCACCGCGAGCGTGTCGGCGAGCTGGAACAACGGGATCGACACGGACCGCTGCCACAGCTCCGACTCAATGGTCTCGACCACTCCGGCCGGGGAGCCGATGTCGGTCAGCGCGGTTTCGATGCGCGGCTGCAGGCTTTCGTCGCAGAACGCGGCCGGGTTCGCCGCGACCACCGGCACCGCCGGGGTGGCTTCCGGTTCCGGGGTGCGGCAGCCGAATTCCGAGGCCAGCGTGAGCGCCGGGCTCGTGCTCACGGCCTGCGGCACCACCGCGATGTCGACCCCCACCCCGCCGTCGGCGGGCGGCAGTTGCGCGTCCTCGCCGACCGGTGAGGCGAGCAGGTTCGAGAACAGTTCGCGGGGCTGTGGGTTGATCATGCGCACGTCCACGCCGGCCGCGACCAGTTGCGAGGTCAGCTCCTTGGCGATGGTCGCGTACGGCTCCCGCTGCCCCGGCGAAGCGACCACAAGGGACAGTTGACGACCGCCGGAATCCCGCCAGGTTCCCGCATCCCGGGTGTAACCGGCGTTGGCGAGCAGTTCACCGGCCTTCGCCGGATCGGGCGCGCCCGGCGCCCCGCTCGCCGGGATGGTCGGCTGGTAACCGGGCACCGACGGCGGCGTCAGCAGCGAATCGGCGCGCAACTGCGCCGAAGCACCGCCCTTGGTGCCCTCGTCGATCAGCTTGGTGCGGTCGAGCAGCGCGGCGATCGCGCCGCGCACCCGGTCGTCGTCGAACTCCGCGCCGGTCGGACGCAGCAGCACGGTGGCCAGCCGCGGCTTGGCCACGGTGTGCAACCGGACGGACTCACCGAGTTCACCGAGCAGCTTGAGACCGGTGGAATCGGTGCGGGACAAGGAAAACTGCACAGTGCCACTGCGCAACGCGGCCGCCGTGCCCGCCTGGTCGGCGCGACGCAGCACCAGGCGGTCGACCGCGGCGGGCTTCTCCCACCAGCGCTCGTTGCGCTCCAGGATGATTTCCCCGCGGTCGCGGTCCAGCGTCTTGATGGAGAACGGGCCGCCGTAAGCCGGGAAGCCACCCTCGAGCGCGGCACGCCAGCCGCCGGGGGCGTCCTTGAACAGGTGCTGCGGCAGCAGGCCGCTGAACAGGGTCTTCCAGCCGGGGTACGGCTTGGCGAAGGTGACCTCGACGCGCTTGCCGCCCTCGCGGGACTGGATGTCGGAGATCAGCCGGTAGCCCGCCGGATCCACCACGCCCGGCTCGTCCTTCATCGCGTTGGCCAGGTAGGCGAAGTCCTCGGCGGCGATCGGAGCACCGTCGGACCACGAGGCATCGGGCCGGATGTCGTAGGCGACCACGAACGGCATGTCCGAGCTGACCTGCGCCGAGCCCGAGATCACCTCGGCGGCGTCCATCAGGTTCTTGTCCAGCTGCGGGGTGCCGTCCTCGCCCGCCCGGAACACCGACGGCAGCAGCAGTTCGGCCAGCGCGGAGGTCACGGTCGAGGAGTCGGCCAGATTGTGCGGGTTGTACCCGCCCACGATGTCGTCGACGCCGATGACGATCTGCGAGGGCGTCTGGCCCGGCGGCGTGGACTCCTCGGCGACCGGGGTGCTCACCACCGGCGGCGGCGGGGTGTTGGTGCACCCGGCCAGCGCCGCGGCGGCGAGGAGCCCCATGGCGCCCAGCCGCGGCCCGCGCACGCCGCGCCCGGTGGTTCCCCGCCTCAACCGCAACTGCTCACCTCTCGCTCGCCGGACCGCCATGCTGCCATGGACAGCGATCGCCCCGACACCGGGTTTGTCCCCATCAAGGAGACGCGCGACCCCCGCCGCCGGTTCCGGCTCGCATCCGGGACGCGAAAGCGTCAGCCGCGGTTCTTGGCCCGGTTGCGCTCCTTGGCCCTGGTGTTCACGTCCAGCGTGACCTTGCGGATCCGGACCACGTCGGGCGCGACCTCGACGCACTCGTCGACGGCGCAGAACTCCAGCGCCTCCTCCAGGCCCATCTTGCGCGGCCGGGCCAGCGTCTCCATCACGTCGGCGGAGGACTGACGCATGTTCGTCAGCTTCTTCTCCTTGGTGATGTTGATGTCGAGGTCCTCGGCACGCGGGTTCTCGCCCACGACCATGCCCTCGTACACCTCGGCGCCCGGCTCCACGAAGAAGCTGCCGCGGTCGGCCAGCTGGATCATCGCGTAGGCGGTGATCGGGCCGGAGCGGTCGGCGACCAGCGAACCGCTGTGCCGGGTGCGGATCTCGCCCGCCCACGGGTGGTAGCCCTCGAACACGTGGTTCGCGATCCCGGTGCCGCGGGTCTCGGTGAGGAAGTCGGTGCGGAAGCCGATCAGGCCACGCGCGGGCAGCACGTAGTCCAGCTTGATGCGGCCGGTGCCGTGCCCGCCCATGTGCTCCATCTTGCCCTTGCGGGCGGCCAGCAGCTGGGTGATCGAGCCGAGGTGCTCCTCCGGCGCGTCGATCGACAGGCGCTCGAACGGCTCGTGCACCTTGCCGTCGATGACCCTGGTGACCACCTGCGGCTTGCCCACGGTCAGCTCGAAGCCCTCGCGGCGCATCTGCTCGACCAGGATCGCCAGCGCCAGCTCGCCACGGCCCTGGACCTCCCAGGTGTCCGGGCGCTCGGTCGGGATGACGCGGATGCTGACGTTACCGATCAGCTCCTGGTCCAGCCGGGCCTTGACCAGCCGCGCGGTGACCTTGTCGCCGCCGTTGCGCCCCGCCAGCGGCGAGGTGTTCACGCCGATGGTCATCGAGATGGCCGGCTCGTCCACGGTGATCCGGGGCAGCGCCTCCGGGTTGTCCAGGTCGGCCAGGGTGTCACCGATGGTGATCTCGGGGATACCGGCGATGGCGACCAGTTCACCGGCACTGGCCTCGGTGGCCGGGACGCGGGTGAGGGCCTCGGTGACCAGCAGCTCGGAGATGCGCACGGAGTGCACCGAGCCGTCCTCGCGCAGCCAGGCCACGGTCTGGCCCTTGCGCAGCTTGCCCGAGTGGATGCGGATCAGCGCGATGCGGCCGAGGAAGTTCGACGCGTCGAGGTTGGTGACCAGCGCGCGCAGCGGGCCGTCGGGGTCGGCGAGGGGCGGCGGCACGTGGCGCAGCAGGGTCTCGAACAGCGGGTCCAGGTTCTCGCTCTCGGGCAGGCCACCGTCGGCGGGCTGCTCCAGGCTGGCCTTGCCGGCGCGGGCCGAGGCGTAGACCACCGGCAGGTCGAGCACCGCGTCGAGGTCGGCGTCCTCGATGTCACCGGCCAGGTCGAGCAGCAGGTCGTGGGTCTCCTCGACGACCTCGCTGATCCGGGCGTCCGGGCGGTCGACCTTGTTGACCACCAGGATCACCGGCAGCCCGGCCTCCAGGGTCTTGCGCAGCACGAACCGCGTCTGCGGCAGCGGCCCCTCGCTGGCGTCGACCAGCAGCACCACCCCGTCGACCATGGCCAGGCCGCGCTCGACCTCACCACCGAAGTCGGCGTGCCCGGGGGTGTCGATGACGTTGATCGTCACCGGCCCGTCCTCGGTCTGGCGCCGGATGGAGGTGTTCTTGGCGAGGATGGTGATGCCCTTTTCGCGTTCCAGCTCCCCGGAGTCCATCACGCGGTCGACCATCTCGGCCCGTTCGGCGAAGGCGCCGGACTGGCGGAGCATGGCGTCGACCAGGGTGGTCTTGCCGTGGTCGACGTGTGCGACGATGGCGACGTTGCGCAGGTCGGGCCGGGTCCGGCCGGACGTCCCGCGGTCGGTCCCGGCGGCGATGACACTGGCTGCGGGCACGCTCGAGCTCCTGATACTTCGGAATTGGGGTGGCCGACCGCGGATACCCGTGTTGGAAGCCAATCCAAGGCACGCGAGAGCGGCGCTGGTCATACGCGATCACGAACAGGATACCTGCCGCACCCGTGTGACCAGGGCCACGCCCTGTGTCCCGGCCGGAACTGGCCTAGCCTGGGGGCCTGGGACCGGCGTTTTCGGGAGTGTGTGTGGGCAAGAAGCACAAGGGTGATCCGAAGGCGCTGGTGCGCAAGTGGATCAAGGCGGGCAAGGTCAAGAAGAAGTGCTGCCGGTCCGATCCCCGCTGCAAGAAGTGCCCGGTGCTCGCGCTGAAGAAGGCGAAGGCCAAGACCGCCGCCTGAGGTCCCCGCGCGCTCAGTGCGTGAGCGCTTCGTTCAGCCGGTGCAGTTCGGGCGCGGTCCGCGTGGCCGAGAACTCGATCACCTCGTAGCGCGCCAGGTGCTGCAGCGCGAAGGGATCGGTGGCCAGGATCGCGTCCAGTTTCCCGCGCGCCATCGGCCGCGCGACGATCACGCCGCCGACTCGGGGGTTGCGCCTGCCGGAGGCGAGGAAGTGGTGTTGTTCGTACTGCCGCGTCAGCCAGGCGACGTGGTCGGGCAGCACGTAGTCGATTTCTTCCAACGGTGCCGTGTAGTTGACCAGTACGACATACATCCGTTCACGGTAACTCCGGCCTTCGCGGGTGAACACCGTTCACCACCTGGTCGATGCGGGTCCGATCCCTTAGGGTGGGCGGCATGCGCGCTTCGTCCCAGATGTGGTGGCCGCCGACGGCGGCCTGAGACTTGCGCGTGACAAACCGGCCGCCCGTTCGGGTGGCCGTTTTTCGTGTCGGCACCTCGAGCGAGCGGCGCCGACCCGAAGGGAAATCCCGTGATCCGGCTCTCCGCCATCACCCCGTCCGGCCACGTCCACCTCGGCAACCACCTCGGCGCGATCCGCCGCTGGGCCGCCGAGGGCGCGCCGGACGACCTGTACTTCATCTCCGACCTGCACGGCATGACCGGTGCGCACAACCCGGCCGTGCTGCGGTCACTGGCCAGGGAGCAGCTCGCGGTGCTGATCGCGGCCGGGGTCGGGGAACGGACCGTGTTCGTGCAGTCCGATCTGGCCCGCGAACTGGGCGCGCTGACCTGGATCCTCGAGTGCACCTGCAGCTACGGCGAGGCCGCGCGGATGATCCAGTTCAAGGAGAAGAGCAAGGGCCAGGCCGGGGTGCGGCTGAGCCTGCTCACCTACCCGGCGCTGATGGCCGCGGACATCCTGCTGCAGGGCGCCGCGCAGGTGCCGGTCGGCGAGGACCAGCGGCAGCACGTGGAGCTGGCGCGCGTGCTCGCGCGGCGGTTCAACGCGACCTACGGCGAGGTGTTCACCGTGCCGGAGGCCGTGCTGCCGCCCGCCGCCGCGCGCGTGCGGGACCTGAGCGACCCGACCAGGAAGATGTCGAA from the Amycolatopsis magusensis genome contains:
- the typA gene encoding translational GTPase TypA, whose product is MPAASVIAAGTDRGTSGRTRPDLRNVAIVAHVDHGKTTLVDAMLRQSGAFAERAEMVDRVMDSGELEREKGITILAKNTSIRRQTEDGPVTINVIDTPGHADFGGEVERGLAMVDGVVLLVDASEGPLPQTRFVLRKTLEAGLPVILVVNKVDRPDARISEVVEETHDLLLDLAGDIEDADLDAVLDLPVVYASARAGKASLEQPADGGLPESENLDPLFETLLRHVPPPLADPDGPLRALVTNLDASNFLGRIALIRIHSGKLRKGQTVAWLREDGSVHSVRISELLVTEALTRVPATEASAGELVAIAGIPEITIGDTLADLDNPEALPRITVDEPAISMTIGVNTSPLAGRNGGDKVTARLVKARLDQELIGNVSIRVIPTERPDTWEVQGRGELALAILVEQMRREGFELTVGKPQVVTRVIDGKVHEPFERLSIDAPEEHLGSITQLLAARKGKMEHMGGHGTGRIKLDYVLPARGLIGFRTDFLTETRGTGIANHVFEGYHPWAGEIRTRHSGSLVADRSGPITAYAMIQLADRGSFFVEPGAEVYEGMVVGENPRAEDLDINITKEKKLTNMRQSSADVMETLARPRKMGLEEALEFCAVDECVEVAPDVVRIRKVTLDVNTRAKERNRAKNRG
- a CDS encoding YciI family protein, producing MYVVLVNYTAPLEEIDYVLPDHVAWLTRQYEQHHFLASGRRNPRVGGVIVARPMARGKLDAILATDPFALQHLARYEVIEFSATRTAPELHRLNEALTH
- a CDS encoding ABC transporter family substrate-binding protein; translated protein: MRRTRAVQVVSVLAGAALVMSACSGGTEEGGDPNTGSAEDIKGMAVGKSQTGDNFKLGDAPNSDAVTVAIDQGYSAYNNDTPDANSSYNTFVLTSVLAGANVLDGNNKVLLNTDVLESWTVKSKDPQIVEWKIKPGVKWSDGEAWDCDDFWLAWLSHSNQINEGDAPVFQSASIAGYDKVSAPVCKDDLTFEAQFSSPYLDYKGMFNSTAVLPAHVVEKGTGIADIKTLNLQSNLEDLKKVASFWNDKFKNFDKALMPGSGPYMITAFDQNAQAVTLEKNPNWIGAKGGPAKVLVRGIPDTKAMATALQNGEIDVASSVQPDVTAASTLKSLAAQGVKYGSAPRLSFEHLDLNFAKPIFQEEATRKAFFEVVNRQEIVDKLLKEVQADIQPLNSLVFYPGEEGFADVYSDKAGKGAEAAAKTLTDAGWVKGSDGIFAKNGQRFSVTITHNTNDRRKQTVEIIIAQAKAAGIEITDQTDPNFLKGNLDKGEYDIALFGWSAAPFKAEQPPIYVPKDQGGSQNYQSLNDPRIKTAYDKAIAATDEGVARQGFAEADRYIAENYASLPLFQTPSMWGFRGIDRVFNQSYNGALWNVGEWAVTK
- a CDS encoding ABC transporter family substrate-binding protein translates to MRRSKAVSALSLVAGSALLLSACSGGGGNEGGDPNTGSSADIKSMATGKAQSGENFKLGAAANSDQVIVGIDQGFSAYNNDTPDSNSSYNTYVLTTVLSGADVLDGNNKVLLNNDVLESWTVTSKEPQIVEWKIKPGVKWSDGDAWDCDDFYLGWLSHSGKVKDGESPVFNSASSAGYSLVNEATCKDDLTFEAKFEKPYLDYKGMFNSTAMMPAHILEKQTGIADITKLTLSSPLEELKKAGDYWTNKFKDFDPATMPGSGPYKITAFDANQESVTLEKNPLWIGEKGGPAKIVVRAMKDTKAMATALQNGEIDVAASTQPDATAAGTMKGLAAQGVTYGSASQLTFEHLDLNFAKPIFQKQETRKAFFEVVNRQEIVDKLLKEVQADAQPLNSIVFYPGEQGYVDLYSDKAGKGAEAAAKTLTDAGWVKGADGIFAKDGQRFSVTITHNQNDRRKQTVEIIIAQAKAAGIEITDQTDPNFLKGNLDKGEYDIALFGWSSAPFKAEQPSIYIPKDQGGAQNYQSLNDPRIKTAFDKAVSATDETAGTQAYQEADKFIAENYATLPLFQTPSMWGFRGIDKVYMQSYNGALWNAGEWEKTS
- a CDS encoding ABC transporter permease — translated: MNSLLTGAETASEGTMATPGAPMPEPSSQGKLVLRKFVRHKAAMISSAVLLLLVLITVITPLFWPYDYEQTVGGFLPPTGEHPLGTTQVGKDMVSQVLRGTQYSLLIALTVSVVSTTLGVLIGASAGYLRGFTDSAASRLTDLFLIVPQIAAAAILVKVAGGGSWYVVAMVLAAFGWMPIARIVRAEAMSLSQREFVEASRAAGAGTGRIIFKHLVPNMVGSITVNATLAVAQAVLAEAALSFIGLGVQLPDTSLGRVILENYAQLQGRPWLFFGPFVVLVLISLTINFIGDGLRDAFDPRQRRMKA
- the trpS gene encoding tryptophan--tRNA ligase, translating into MIRLSAITPSGHVHLGNHLGAIRRWAAEGAPDDLYFISDLHGMTGAHNPAVLRSLAREQLAVLIAAGVGERTVFVQSDLARELGALTWILECTCSYGEAARMIQFKEKSKGQAGVRLSLLTYPALMAADILLQGAAQVPVGEDQRQHVELARVLARRFNATYGEVFTVPEAVLPPAAARVRDLSDPTRKMSKSTRDSVGVLFVLDDPDALRRKIKRAVTDGGSEVVYEPEARPGLANLLDILAGCLGGSPAELAASFSSYGAVKKAVTEAVIETLTPIRTAAQALLADPAELDRIRKQGATRAAERGEHRLASALRLVGAG
- a CDS encoding ABC transporter family substrate-binding protein, which gives rise to MGLLAAAALAGCTNTPPPPVVSTPVAEESTPPGQTPSQIVIGVDDIVGGYNPHNLADSSTVTSALAELLLPSVFRAGEDGTPQLDKNLMDAAEVISGSAQVSSDMPFVVAYDIRPDASWSDGAPIAAEDFAYLANAMKDEPGVVDPAGYRLISDIQSREGGKRVEVTFAKPYPGWKTLFSGLLPQHLFKDAPGGWRAALEGGFPAYGGPFSIKTLDRDRGEIILERNERWWEKPAAVDRLVLRRADQAGTAAALRSGTVQFSLSRTDSTGLKLLGELGESVRLHTVAKPRLATVLLRPTGAEFDDDRVRGAIAALLDRTKLIDEGTKGGASAQLRADSLLTPPSVPGYQPTIPASGAPGAPDPAKAGELLANAGYTRDAGTWRDSGGRQLSLVVASPGQREPYATIAKELTSQLVAAGVDVRMINPQPRELFSNLLASPVGEDAQLPPADGGVGVDIAVVPQAVSTSPALTLASEFGCRTPEPEATPAVPVVAANPAAFCDESLQPRIETALTDIGSPAGVVETIESELWQRSVSIPLFQLADTLAVGKGVSGVSPGPPMTGPFGNAVNWTRGTN
- a CDS encoding ABC transporter permease encodes the protein MNLVVYVLRRIAISIPILLIATFLCFLMVAGAGDPLGELRGNPNVSREAVDELARQLGLDQGLVPRYFDWLGSFLTGDWGVSIAQGQGLQPVFPKVMSAFEVTARLVIGTELLAVVLGVTVGVIAAVKQYSIVDYLATTVAFLLFSMPIFCVAIVLKQYAIEINVLVRDLGWDEWLGNPWLRTTSPENLQADGLFDFATKYVGAFLLPTLSIMAISFAAYSRFQRASMLETLNADYVRTARAKGLSSSRVIFRHAFRNALIPVTTLFSVNFAAVLTGAIITERVFNWNGMGSVLVEAVDRNDPNVLMGWLVLVAAMVVVANLIADLMYGILDPRIRVG